In a single window of the Flavobacterium sp. W4I14 genome:
- a CDS encoding hypothetical protein (product_source=Hypo-rule applied; cleavage_site_network=SignalP-noTM; pfam=PF12771; superfamily=48452), which translates to MALRKLCVLGAFFLALMGSCSKAKLDEINTDPTKLTEDNYDPNSLLAQAQLKYANLGYYQLLYQSTMMQLLASTYYYYNNGDKYINVGSFTDYQGRIFDEGYADASYIREMQRLARLKDPVAYKNLIAIGDIMFVLILQRITDTYGDVPYSQAVKAMQGIKYPVYDRQEDIYTQMLNDLETATAQLDAEKPGPSADLFYKGDIGKWKKFGYSLMIRIAMRLTKVDPEKARIWTEKAAGKTFNSINDNAILLTDASSFNSQNGTSLALRTFSDYLEVRWSKTLIDQLKNTNDPRLDVIGEVPKDGLAKNADQNLNGNTDAAVQLGLPNGFDLQGGPTDISHSPNYPGGTGNGSDFAPLGKYSRPRTAMYLKLGGPIFILSYAEIEFLLAEAKVRGWNISGTANLHYTNGLTGAIQSLAQLDPLAAVDANKITAFVNQNPLDESSTQNALSSINTQYWVTTGTDFNFIEAWLNWKRSDYPKLIPINYKGNVTNGTIPRRMIYLSTEVLNNPQNYKDAVARIAGGDVLTARVWWDK; encoded by the coding sequence ATGGCCTTGAGAAAGTTGTGTGTTTTGGGTGCCTTTTTCCTGGCTTTAATGGGCAGTTGTTCTAAGGCAAAGCTGGATGAGATTAATACCGATCCAACCAAACTTACAGAAGACAACTATGATCCCAACAGCTTGCTTGCACAGGCACAATTAAAATATGCCAATTTGGGTTATTATCAGCTGCTGTATCAAAGTACCATGATGCAGCTACTGGCCTCTACCTATTATTATTACAACAATGGTGACAAATACATCAATGTGGGTAGTTTTACAGATTATCAGGGCCGAATTTTTGACGAAGGTTATGCCGATGCCTCTTATATCAGAGAGATGCAACGACTGGCCAGATTAAAAGATCCGGTGGCCTATAAAAACCTGATTGCGATTGGCGATATCATGTTTGTATTGATTTTGCAACGGATTACCGATACTTATGGCGATGTTCCTTACTCGCAGGCGGTAAAAGCGATGCAGGGTATTAAATATCCCGTTTACGATCGTCAGGAAGATATTTATACCCAGATGCTGAACGATCTCGAAACGGCTACCGCGCAACTGGATGCCGAAAAACCCGGGCCAAGCGCTGATCTTTTTTATAAAGGCGATATTGGTAAATGGAAAAAATTTGGTTATTCGTTAATGATTAGGATTGCCATGCGATTAACGAAAGTAGATCCCGAGAAGGCCAGAATTTGGACCGAAAAGGCTGCGGGAAAAACTTTTAACAGTATTAATGACAATGCGATTCTTTTAACCGATGCTTCCTCTTTTAACAGCCAAAATGGAACATCGCTTGCTTTAAGAACATTTTCCGACTATCTGGAAGTGCGGTGGAGTAAAACCTTAATTGATCAGTTAAAAAATACCAACGACCCCAGGTTGGATGTGATAGGTGAAGTACCAAAAGATGGATTGGCCAAAAATGCAGATCAGAATTTAAACGGAAATACCGATGCAGCTGTTCAGCTTGGGTTGCCAAATGGATTCGACCTACAGGGTGGACCCACCGATATCAGTCATTCGCCAAACTATCCGGGCGGTACAGGTAACGGAAGTGATTTTGCTCCGCTCGGAAAATATTCCAGACCACGCACCGCCATGTACCTTAAACTAGGTGGTCCAATTTTTATCCTGAGTTACGCTGAAATTGAATTTTTGCTTGCTGAGGCTAAAGTGAGAGGGTGGAATATAAGTGGAACCGCAAACCTGCACTACACCAATGGCTTAACCGGCGCAATCCAATCGCTTGCGCAGCTGGATCCTTTAGCTGCGGTTGATGCCAATAAAATTACTGCATTTGTTAACCAGAATCCACTTGATGAAAGCAGTACACAAAATGCACTAAGCTCAATCAATACACAATACTGGGTAACTACAGGAACGGATTTTAATTTCATAGAAGCCTGGCTAAACTGGAAAAGAAGCGATTATCCTAAACTTATCCCGATCAATTATAAAGGCAACGTTACCAATGGCACTATTCCCCGCAGGATGATCTATTTATCAACGGAGGTGCTGAACAACCCCCAGAATTATAAAGATGCCGTAGCCAGGATAGCAGGCGGCGATGTGCTTACTGCAAGGGTGTGGTGGGATAAATAA
- a CDS encoding erythromycin esterase (product_source=KO:K06880; cath_funfam=1.20.1440.30; cog=COG2312; ko=KO:K06880; pfam=PF05139; superfamily=159501): MLNRLLPFVFTLIIFSSCAQKDIKQFVAEERIDIQTISPDSTDFSELQAIGKAIGNSRVVMLGEQDHGDSPTFLAKTRLVKYLHEQKGFNVLAFESDFFALNEGWDRLEKQKSKIDPFLLNNIFSIWTKCNSCDDLFYHYVSKTFSDKKPLIISGFDNQVHGLYSTEKLKTFLDNYLKSKKINYTNNEKYKIDFLSFIDSITYNKNLQKQRNFKEALQQINRELSVTDTTTFETMLLKSLNALTKSEISFLSKGSDYNQIRDKQMAENLKWLLKYKFPKEKIIVWAHNAHILKHPELIKKSKRHNGDEMKTMGNFFTADQQLNEQTYILGFNSRVGTSGIVTIDKKYPADPPAKNSFETWIPETIPYSFVNFKQFREENPGNKKHFLMKGVYHFTDSASWTDIYDGIFYIREMYPCALVVK, translated from the coding sequence TTGCTAAACCGATTACTACCCTTCGTATTCACTTTAATTATTTTTTCGTCTTGCGCGCAAAAAGATATAAAACAGTTTGTAGCAGAAGAACGGATTGATATCCAGACCATATCTCCAGACTCAACTGATTTCTCTGAATTGCAGGCTATTGGAAAAGCGATTGGTAATTCCAGGGTGGTGATGTTAGGCGAACAGGATCATGGCGACTCGCCAACTTTTCTAGCGAAAACAAGATTAGTTAAATATCTTCATGAACAGAAAGGATTCAATGTTTTGGCCTTTGAGAGTGACTTTTTTGCATTGAATGAGGGCTGGGATCGACTGGAAAAACAAAAGTCTAAAATTGATCCTTTCCTCTTAAACAATATTTTTAGTATATGGACCAAATGTAATTCCTGCGATGATCTATTTTACCATTATGTGTCAAAAACTTTTAGCGATAAAAAGCCACTTATCATATCTGGTTTCGATAATCAAGTACATGGGCTTTATAGCACAGAAAAGCTTAAAACATTTCTTGATAATTATCTGAAAAGTAAGAAGATAAACTACACGAACAATGAAAAATATAAAATAGATTTTCTTTCCTTTATCGATTCAATAACGTATAATAAAAATCTTCAAAAACAAAGAAATTTCAAGGAAGCATTGCAACAAATTAACCGTGAACTTTCCGTAACTGATACGACCACTTTTGAAACCATGCTACTTAAAAGCTTAAACGCCTTAACGAAAAGTGAGATTTCTTTTTTAAGCAAGGGTAGTGATTACAACCAAATTAGAGATAAACAAATGGCCGAGAATTTAAAATGGCTCTTAAAATACAAGTTTCCAAAAGAAAAAATAATTGTTTGGGCGCATAATGCGCATATCCTTAAACATCCCGAACTAATAAAAAAATCGAAGCGGCATAATGGGGATGAGATGAAAACGATGGGCAATTTTTTCACAGCAGATCAACAGCTTAACGAACAAACTTATATCTTAGGTTTTAACTCTAGAGTTGGAACCTCCGGTATAGTTACCATCGACAAAAAGTATCCTGCAGATCCACCAGCGAAGAACAGTTTCGAAACCTGGATTCCTGAAACTATTCCCTATTCTTTTGTAAACTTTAAGCAGTTTCGTGAGGAAAATCCAGGCAATAAAAAACATTTTCTGATGAAGGGTGTGTATCATTTTACTGATTCTGCATCGTGGACGGATATTTACGATGGCATTTTTTATATTCGGGAGATGTATCCTTGTGCCTTAGTGGTTAAATAA
- a CDS encoding hypothetical protein (product_source=Hypo-rule applied) yields the protein MKIFNVQPIRINKYIYDDQYIEESKTSCNYQSGFDIVGKKVGGINTMFITFYILYCVDAITDDKEIVSSTGPNTWNINVSFSIGDEVFISYKSSCQFNFESEGVDADVTSLTDFLRDYQAHTRSFFNQYGHKPLIAIEEETRKQQPLLADAEIAIENLRANNMYEF from the coding sequence ATGAAAATATTTAATGTACAGCCTATCAGAATAAATAAGTACATCTATGATGATCAATATATAGAGGAAAGCAAAACGTCTTGCAATTATCAATCTGGCTTTGACATTGTTGGGAAGAAAGTTGGTGGAATAAACACGATGTTCATCACTTTCTACATCCTTTACTGCGTAGATGCGATCACAGATGATAAAGAAATTGTTAGCTCCACCGGGCCAAACACATGGAACATTAATGTTTCATTTTCAATTGGCGACGAGGTATTTATCTCCTATAAAAGCTCTTGTCAGTTTAACTTTGAAAGTGAGGGCGTTGATGCAGATGTAACTTCCTTAACTGATTTTTTAAGGGATTATCAAGCGCATACCAGATCATTTTTTAATCAATACGGACATAAGCCTTTAATCGCGATTGAAGAAGAAACACGAAAACAACAGCCGCTACTGGCCGATGCAGAAATAGCAATCGAAAACTTAAGAGCGAATAATATGTACGAGTTTTAA